The following are encoded in a window of Paraburkholderia sp. HP33-1 genomic DNA:
- a CDS encoding quinone oxidoreductase family protein → MVKAIRFDKTGGPDVMKWVDVEVGEPGAGEIRIRQTAVGLNYIDVYFRTGLYPLPMPGGLGMEAAGEVSAVGPGVSGLKVGDRVAYVARPPGAYAQERVLQAAQVVKLPDAISDEQAASVMLQGLTAQYLLRRTYRVKAGDTILIQAAAGGVGLLVCQWAKALGATVIGTVGSDEKAEIAKAHGCDHAIVYTRENFTKRVREITNGAGVPVVYDSIGKDTFEKSLDCLAPLGLFVSFGNASGPLPPIDSSEFAGRGSLFFTRPTLFTYIAKRSDYEAMSAELFDVLTSGKVRTSINQRYALPDVGQAHADLEGRRTTGSTILLP, encoded by the coding sequence ATGGTCAAGGCAATCCGATTCGACAAAACCGGCGGCCCCGACGTAATGAAATGGGTCGACGTCGAGGTGGGCGAGCCCGGCGCGGGCGAGATCCGCATCCGTCAGACGGCGGTCGGCCTCAACTATATCGACGTGTATTTCCGCACGGGCCTCTATCCGCTGCCGATGCCGGGCGGGCTCGGCATGGAAGCGGCCGGCGAGGTCAGCGCGGTCGGCCCGGGCGTGAGCGGTCTGAAGGTCGGCGATCGCGTCGCGTATGTCGCGCGGCCGCCTGGCGCCTATGCGCAGGAGCGCGTGCTGCAGGCCGCGCAGGTCGTCAAGCTGCCCGATGCGATCAGCGACGAGCAGGCTGCGTCGGTGATGCTGCAAGGCTTGACCGCGCAGTATCTGCTGCGCCGTACGTATAGGGTGAAGGCCGGCGACACGATCCTGATTCAGGCCGCGGCGGGCGGCGTCGGTCTGCTGGTGTGCCAGTGGGCGAAGGCGCTCGGAGCGACGGTGATCGGCACGGTCGGCTCCGACGAAAAAGCCGAGATCGCGAAAGCGCACGGCTGCGATCACGCGATCGTCTATACGCGCGAGAACTTCACCAAGCGTGTACGCGAGATCACCAACGGCGCGGGCGTGCCGGTCGTCTACGATTCGATCGGCAAGGACACCTTCGAAAAGTCGCTCGACTGCCTCGCGCCGCTCGGCCTGTTCGTGAGCTTCGGCAACGCGTCGGGTCCGCTGCCGCCGATCGATTCGTCGGAATTCGCGGGGCGCGGCTCGCTGTTCTTTACGCGCCCGACACTCTTCACCTATATCGCGAAACGTAGCGATTACGAGGCGATGTCGGCCGAGCTGTTCGACGTGCTGACTTCCGGCAAGGTCAGGACGAGCATCAATCAGCGCTATGCGCTGCCTGACGTCGGGCAAGCGCATGCGGATCTCGAAGGACGGCGCACGACCGGGTCGACGATCCTGCTGCCGTAA
- the kdpF gene encoding K(+)-transporting ATPase subunit F: MTWMLWLSGASTALLFIYLVYALLRAEDIE; this comes from the coding sequence ATGACCTGGATGCTTTGGCTTTCCGGCGCGTCCACCGCGCTGCTCTTCATTTATCTCGTGTATGCGCTGCTGCGCGCGGAGGACATTGAATGA
- the kdpA gene encoding potassium-transporting ATPase subunit KdpA gives MNANNVLQASLFIVVLLAAAVPVASYLGAVMDGSSRVVRFGAPLERLLYRIAGVDPSQEMGWKHYAIATVAFNVLGVAFLYVLLRVQGWLPGNPQQFGAMSVDSAFNTAVSFVTNTNWQDYTPEQTVSYLTQMLGMTVQNFMSAATAIVVVMALIRGFARHTAQTIGNFWVDITRVTMYVLIPMAALVAALLMSQGVIQNFKAFQDVPTLQTTTYAAPKLDAQGNPVKDAKGNPVTVDTQAKTQTIAMGPVASQEAIKMLGTNGGGFFNANSAHPFENPTPFSNFVQIFSILIIPAALTLVFGRVIGDRRQGVAVLAAMTIAFGVCVFGEISAEQSGNPAFTVLNVDQSASALQAGGNAEGKETRFGIAQSGIFTVATTAASCGAVVNTHDSLTPIGGLYPMLLMQLGEVIFGGVGSGMYGMLVFALLAVFVAGLMIGRTPEYVGKKIEAYEMKMVSIVVLLTPMLVLVGTSIAVLTDAGKAGISNPGAHGFSEILYAFSSVANNNGSAFAGLTVNTPFYNWLTAIAMWFGRFGTIVPVLAIAGSLAAKKRIGVTGGTLPTHGPLFVVLLLGTVLLVGALTYVPALALGPGVEHLMMMGVQ, from the coding sequence ATGAACGCGAACAATGTCCTGCAGGCGAGTCTTTTTATCGTCGTGCTATTGGCCGCCGCGGTGCCGGTGGCGAGCTATCTTGGTGCCGTGATGGACGGCAGCTCGCGCGTGGTGCGCTTCGGTGCGCCGCTCGAGCGGCTGCTTTACCGCATCGCGGGTGTCGATCCATCGCAGGAAATGGGCTGGAAGCATTACGCGATTGCTACGGTCGCGTTCAACGTGCTCGGCGTGGCATTCCTGTACGTGCTGCTGCGCGTGCAGGGCTGGCTGCCGGGCAATCCGCAGCAGTTCGGCGCGATGTCGGTCGACAGCGCGTTCAACACCGCGGTCAGCTTCGTGACCAACACGAACTGGCAGGACTACACGCCCGAACAGACCGTCAGCTATCTGACGCAGATGCTCGGCATGACGGTGCAGAACTTCATGTCGGCCGCGACTGCCATCGTCGTCGTGATGGCGCTGATTCGCGGCTTCGCGCGTCATACCGCGCAGACGATCGGCAACTTCTGGGTCGACATCACTCGCGTGACGATGTACGTGCTGATTCCGATGGCGGCGCTCGTCGCGGCGCTGCTGATGAGCCAGGGCGTGATCCAGAACTTCAAGGCGTTTCAGGACGTGCCGACGCTGCAGACCACCACCTACGCCGCGCCGAAGCTCGACGCGCAAGGCAATCCGGTCAAGGACGCGAAGGGTAATCCGGTGACCGTCGACACCCAGGCGAAGACGCAGACCATCGCGATGGGTCCGGTCGCGTCGCAGGAAGCGATCAAGATGCTCGGCACCAACGGCGGCGGCTTCTTCAACGCCAACTCCGCGCATCCGTTTGAAAACCCGACGCCGTTCTCGAACTTCGTGCAGATCTTCTCGATCCTGATCATTCCGGCCGCGCTTACGCTCGTGTTCGGCCGTGTGATCGGCGACCGCCGGCAGGGCGTGGCCGTGCTCGCCGCGATGACGATCGCGTTCGGTGTCTGCGTATTCGGCGAGATCAGCGCCGAGCAAAGCGGTAATCCGGCGTTCACCGTGCTCAACGTCGATCAGTCTGCGAGCGCACTGCAGGCGGGCGGCAATGCGGAAGGCAAGGAAACGCGCTTCGGCATCGCGCAGTCGGGCATCTTTACGGTGGCGACGACGGCGGCGTCGTGCGGCGCGGTCGTCAATACGCACGATTCGCTGACGCCGATCGGCGGCCTGTATCCGATGCTGTTGATGCAGCTCGGCGAAGTGATCTTCGGCGGCGTCGGCTCCGGCATGTACGGGATGCTCGTGTTCGCGCTGCTCGCGGTGTTCGTCGCGGGACTGATGATCGGACGTACTCCTGAGTATGTCGGCAAGAAGATCGAAGCGTACGAGATGAAGATGGTGTCGATCGTCGTGCTGCTCACGCCGATGCTCGTGCTGGTCGGTACGTCGATCGCGGTGCTGACCGATGCGGGCAAGGCCGGCATCTCGAACCCCGGCGCGCATGGTTTCTCCGAAATCCTCTACGCGTTCAGCTCGGTCGCGAACAACAACGGCAGCGCGTTCGCGGGTCTGACGGTGAATACGCCGTTCTACAACTGGCTCACCGCGATCGCGATGTGGTTCGGCCGCTTCGGCACGATCGTGCCGGTGCTCGCGATCGCCGGCTCGCTCGCCGCGAAGAAGCGCATCGGCGTCACCGGCGGCACGCTGCCGACGCACGGACCGCTGTTCGTCGTGCTGCTGCTCGGCACGGTGCTGCTGGTCGGCGCGCTGACCTACGTCCCGGCGCTCGCGCTCGGCCCTGGCGTCGAGCATCTGATGATGATGGGCGTGCAGTGA
- the kdpB gene encoding potassium-transporting ATPase subunit KdpB, with the protein MTEHNATRSMFDPALVRPAIVDSFRKLTPRTQFRNPVMFCVYVGSILTTILWIAALGGQAEAPAGFILAVTLWLWFTVLFANFAEALAEGRSKAQAASLRSAKKDVMAKKLNEPHPKSPIRVMTASDLRKGDVVLVETGDVIPADGEVVDGVASVDESAITGESAPVIRESGGDFSSVTGGTRVLSDWIVVRVTANPGEAFLDRMIAMVEGAKRQKTPNEIALTILLVALTIVMLLATATLLPFSMFSVEAAKAGHVVTITALVALLVCLIPTTIGGLLSAIGVAGMSRMMQANVIATSGRAVEAAGDVDVLLLDKTGTITLGNRQASQFLPAPGLSEEALADAAQLSSLADETPEGRSIVVLAKQRFNIRQREMSSLHATFLAFTAQTRMSGVDLSPAGTPPGTHGREIRKGAADAVKHYVEVNGGRFPNEVSNAVADVARRGSTPLVVAEKGEQGARVLGVIELKDVVKGGIKERFAELRKMGIKTVMVTGDNRLTAAAIAAEAGVDDFLAEATPETKLATIRAHQAEGRLVAMTGDGTNDAPALAQADVAVAMNTGTQAAKEAGNMVDLDSNPTKLIEIVEIGKQMLMTRGSLTTFSIANDVAKYFAIIPAAFASTYPALNALNVMHLATPASAIMSAVIFNALIIVLLIPLALKGVRYRALGAAILLRRNLLIYGLGGIIVPFIGIKLIDMVLAAFGWV; encoded by the coding sequence ATGACTGAACATAACGCTACGCGGTCCATGTTCGACCCGGCGCTGGTGCGCCCGGCGATCGTGGACTCCTTTAGAAAGCTCACGCCGCGCACGCAGTTTCGCAACCCGGTGATGTTCTGCGTGTACGTCGGCAGCATTCTGACCACGATTCTGTGGATCGCCGCGCTCGGCGGCCAGGCCGAGGCGCCCGCGGGCTTCATTCTCGCGGTCACGCTGTGGCTATGGTTCACGGTGCTGTTCGCGAACTTCGCGGAGGCGCTCGCCGAAGGCCGATCGAAGGCGCAGGCCGCGTCGCTGCGCAGCGCGAAGAAAGACGTGATGGCCAAGAAGCTCAACGAGCCGCATCCGAAGTCGCCGATCCGCGTCATGACCGCGTCGGATCTGCGTAAAGGCGACGTCGTGCTGGTCGAAACCGGCGACGTGATTCCGGCCGACGGTGAAGTGGTCGACGGCGTTGCGTCGGTCGACGAATCGGCGATTACCGGTGAATCGGCGCCGGTGATCCGCGAGTCGGGCGGCGACTTTTCGTCGGTGACGGGCGGCACGCGCGTGCTGTCCGACTGGATCGTCGTGCGCGTCACCGCGAACCCGGGCGAGGCGTTTCTCGACCGCATGATCGCGATGGTCGAAGGCGCGAAGCGTCAGAAGACGCCGAACGAAATCGCGCTGACCATCCTGCTCGTCGCGCTGACGATCGTGATGCTGCTCGCCACCGCGACGCTGCTGCCGTTCTCGATGTTCTCCGTCGAGGCCGCCAAGGCTGGCCACGTGGTGACGATCACCGCGCTCGTGGCGCTGCTCGTGTGTCTGATTCCGACGACGATCGGCGGCCTGCTGTCGGCGATCGGCGTGGCCGGCATGAGCCGCATGATGCAGGCGAACGTGATCGCGACCTCGGGCCGCGCCGTCGAAGCGGCTGGCGACGTCGACGTGTTGCTGCTCGACAAGACCGGCACGATCACGCTCGGCAACCGCCAGGCGTCGCAATTCCTTCCCGCACCGGGTCTGAGCGAAGAAGCGCTTGCCGATGCGGCACAGTTGTCGTCGCTTGCCGACGAAACGCCGGAAGGCCGCAGCATCGTCGTGCTCGCGAAGCAGCGCTTCAATATCCGCCAGCGCGAGATGAGCTCATTGCACGCGACTTTTCTCGCGTTCACCGCGCAAACGCGCATGAGCGGCGTCGATCTGTCGCCCGCGGGGACTCCCCCGGGGACGCACGGCCGCGAAATTCGCAAGGGCGCAGCCGATGCGGTCAAGCACTACGTCGAAGTGAACGGCGGCCGTTTCCCGAACGAAGTCAGCAATGCGGTCGCTGATGTCGCGCGACGCGGCAGCACCCCGCTCGTGGTCGCCGAGAAGGGCGAGCAGGGCGCGCGCGTGCTCGGCGTGATCGAGTTGAAGGACGTCGTGAAGGGCGGTATCAAGGAGCGCTTCGCCGAGTTGCGCAAGATGGGCATCAAGACCGTGATGGTGACGGGCGACAACCGCCTGACCGCCGCCGCGATCGCGGCCGAAGCCGGCGTCGACGACTTCCTCGCCGAAGCGACGCCTGAAACGAAGCTCGCGACGATTCGCGCGCACCAGGCCGAAGGGCGTCTGGTCGCGATGACCGGCGACGGCACCAACGACGCGCCCGCGCTCGCGCAGGCCGACGTCGCGGTCGCGATGAACACCGGCACGCAGGCGGCGAAAGAGGCTGGCAACATGGTCGACCTCGATTCGAATCCGACCAAGCTGATCGAGATCGTCGAGATCGGCAAACAGATGCTGATGACGCGCGGTTCGCTGACCACGTTCTCGATCGCCAACGACGTCGCCAAGTACTTCGCGATCATTCCGGCCGCCTTTGCGTCGACGTATCCGGCGCTCAATGCGCTGAACGTGATGCATCTGGCGACTCCGGCCTCCGCGATCATGTCGGCGGTGATCTTCAACGCGCTGATCATCGTGCTGCTGATTCCGCTGGCGCTGAAGGGCGTGCGCTATCGCGCGCTCGGCGCGGCGATCCTGTTGCGCCGCAATCTGCTGATCTACGGCCTCGGCGGGATCATCGTGCCGTTCATCGGCATCAAGCTGATCGATATGGTGCTCGCCGCGTTCGGCTGGGTGTGA
- the kdpC gene encoding potassium-transporting ATPase subunit KdpC — protein sequence MKNLFRPLIVIFAVLTVITGLAYPAVMTAFGQAAFHEQANGSLIEQNGKVVGSQLIGQQFDAPQYFWGRLSATTPMPYNPLNSGGSNLGPNNPALLDEIKGRLAALKAAGTDMSKPVPVDLVTSSGSGLDPEISPAAAAYQIERVAQARHLAPNDVQALVERYTTARQFGVLGEPRVNVLKLNLALDEMKRG from the coding sequence ATGAAAAATCTGTTTCGTCCGCTGATCGTGATCTTCGCGGTGCTGACCGTGATCACCGGACTCGCTTATCCCGCGGTGATGACCGCGTTCGGCCAGGCGGCGTTCCACGAACAGGCCAATGGCAGCCTGATCGAGCAGAACGGCAAGGTGGTCGGCTCGCAGCTGATCGGCCAGCAGTTCGACGCGCCGCAGTATTTCTGGGGCCGGCTGTCGGCGACGACGCCAATGCCGTACAACCCGCTGAACTCGGGCGGCTCGAACCTCGGGCCGAACAATCCGGCGCTGCTCGACGAGATCAAGGGCCGGCTCGCCGCACTAAAGGCAGCGGGCACTGACATGTCGAAGCCGGTGCCGGTCGATCTGGTCACGTCGTCGGGCAGCGGGCTCGATCCGGAGATCAGTCCGGCCGCCGCCGCGTATCAGATCGAGCGTGTCGCGCAGGCGCGTCACCTCGCGCCGAACGACGTGCAGGCGCTCGTCGAGCGCTACACGACGGCGCGCCAGTTCGGTGTGCTCGGCGAGCCGCGCGTGAACGTGCTGAAGCTCAATCTCGCGCTCGATGAAATGAAGCGCGGCTGA
- a CDS encoding DUF4118 domain-containing protein: MNRPDPDELLDKLQRDEEKRQRGRLKIFFGASAGVGKTYAMLQAARRRQEEGVDVLVGIAETHGRSETAALLAGLDVLPLAQIEYRGRKLGEFDLDAALARKPQLILVDELAHSNVQGARHLKRWQDVYELLDAGIDVYTTVNVQHLESLNDVVGQITGIRVWETVPDRVFDHADEVTLVDLPAEELLDRMRDGKVYMAQQAERAVRNFFRKGNLIALRELALRRTADRVDAQMREYRADRSIQRIWQARERLLVCVGPGPEAPALVRSAARLAASLKADWLAVYVETPALQRLPDARRERTLNALKLAAELGAETATLAATDALDALIGYAQARNVSKLVAGASSRTGISRWLRRPLGERIAEKSGDLDLTLIRVSSERDGGEQRRLLSTTANAWREALSAARERRSPPRAYALALAIGTAITLLSSQLIDHIDLTNLVMLYLLGVIFTAVKLGRGPGVVLSFASVAAFDFFFVPPRMSLSVSDTQYLLTFFTMLLTSLVISHLTSSLRREASVARRREQRTGVMYEMTRELAAALTTEQIVGIGTRHVSEVFGARVAILLPDSVDTVKQKIEDPDAAITLEGDALDLDVGQWVYDQQKPAGHGTDTLPAAAALYLPLKAPMRTRGVLAVVVRDERELTVPEQRRMLDAFAAQIALALERVHYVDIARDALVNMESERLRNSLLSAISHDLRTPLTTIVGFSSMLAQGRQGRGAHELDAASTEAPSVARRSDELVDAIHEEALRMTGIVTNLLDMARLQAGSLQLNQQWTLLEETVGAALRACKRVLADRRVQVTLPADLPLLHLDAVLMERLFSNLFENAAKYTPSGTPLAIGAQQIDADGASFVRITIDDNGPGLPAGMEARVFEKFTRGEKESAKPGIGLGLAICRAIVEAHGGTIGALNRIAADGHVEGARFWFTLPVKTPPAAPDTLEDEGVTTAAAADLNPLTRPTHE; this comes from the coding sequence ATGAACCGCCCCGATCCAGACGAACTGCTCGACAAGCTGCAGCGCGACGAAGAAAAACGTCAGCGCGGCAGGCTGAAAATTTTCTTCGGCGCGTCGGCCGGCGTCGGCAAGACCTATGCGATGCTGCAGGCCGCGCGCCGCCGCCAGGAAGAAGGCGTCGATGTGCTGGTCGGCATTGCCGAAACGCACGGGCGCAGCGAAACTGCCGCGCTGCTCGCAGGGCTCGACGTGCTGCCGCTCGCGCAGATCGAGTATCGCGGCCGCAAGCTCGGCGAGTTCGATCTCGACGCCGCGCTCGCGCGCAAGCCGCAACTGATACTCGTCGACGAGCTCGCGCATTCGAACGTGCAGGGCGCGCGTCATCTGAAGCGCTGGCAGGACGTCTACGAACTGCTCGACGCGGGTATCGACGTTTATACGACCGTCAACGTGCAGCACCTGGAGAGCCTGAACGACGTGGTCGGCCAGATCACGGGTATCCGCGTGTGGGAGACGGTGCCCGATCGCGTGTTCGACCATGCCGACGAAGTCACGCTCGTCGATCTGCCGGCCGAGGAACTGCTCGACCGCATGCGCGACGGCAAGGTGTACATGGCGCAGCAGGCCGAGCGCGCGGTGCGCAACTTCTTTCGCAAGGGCAACCTGATCGCGCTGCGCGAACTGGCGCTGCGCCGCACGGCCGATCGCGTCGACGCGCAGATGCGTGAGTACCGCGCAGACCGGTCGATCCAGCGTATCTGGCAGGCGCGCGAGCGGCTGCTGGTGTGCGTCGGTCCCGGTCCGGAGGCGCCGGCGCTGGTGCGCTCGGCGGCGCGCCTCGCCGCGAGCCTGAAGGCCGACTGGCTCGCGGTTTACGTCGAAACGCCCGCGTTGCAGCGGCTGCCCGACGCGCGCCGCGAACGCACCTTGAACGCGCTGAAGCTCGCCGCCGAGCTGGGCGCCGAAACCGCGACGCTTGCCGCCACCGATGCGCTCGACGCGCTGATCGGTTACGCGCAGGCGCGCAACGTATCGAAACTGGTGGCGGGCGCATCGTCGCGCACGGGCATCAGCCGCTGGCTGCGTCGGCCGCTCGGCGAGCGCATCGCTGAGAAAAGCGGCGATCTCGATCTCACGCTGATTCGCGTGTCGTCGGAGCGCGATGGCGGCGAGCAGCGGCGTCTGCTGAGCACGACCGCGAACGCGTGGCGCGAGGCGTTGAGCGCGGCCCGCGAGCGCCGTTCGCCGCCGCGCGCGTACGCGCTCGCGCTTGCGATCGGCACGGCGATCACGCTGCTGTCGAGCCAGCTGATCGACCACATCGATCTGACCAACCTCGTGATGCTGTATCTGCTCGGCGTGATCTTTACCGCGGTGAAGCTTGGGCGCGGGCCGGGTGTCGTGCTGTCGTTCGCGAGCGTCGCCGCGTTCGATTTCTTCTTCGTGCCGCCACGCATGTCGCTGTCGGTCTCCGATACGCAGTACCTGCTGACGTTCTTTACCATGCTGCTGACCTCGCTCGTGATCAGCCATCTGACTTCGAGCCTGCGCCGCGAGGCGAGCGTCGCGCGACGCCGTGAGCAGCGCACCGGCGTGATGTACGAGATGACGCGCGAACTCGCCGCGGCGCTGACCACCGAGCAGATCGTCGGCATCGGCACCCGGCACGTGAGCGAGGTGTTCGGCGCGCGCGTCGCGATTCTGCTGCCCGACAGTGTCGATACGGTCAAACAGAAGATCGAGGACCCCGACGCGGCGATCACGCTCGAAGGCGACGCGCTCGATCTCGACGTCGGCCAGTGGGTCTACGACCAGCAGAAGCCGGCCGGTCACGGCACCGACACCTTGCCGGCCGCGGCGGCGCTGTATTTGCCGCTGAAGGCGCCGATGCGCACGCGCGGCGTGCTCGCGGTCGTCGTGCGCGACGAGCGCGAGCTGACCGTGCCCGAGCAGCGGCGCATGCTCGATGCGTTCGCCGCGCAGATCGCGCTCGCGCTCGAACGCGTGCACTACGTCGATATCGCGCGCGATGCGCTCGTGAACATGGAATCGGAACGGTTGCGCAATTCGCTGCTGTCGGCGATTTCGCACGATCTGCGCACGCCGCTGACGACGATCGTGGGGTTTTCGTCGATGCTCGCGCAAGGGCGGCAGGGGCGAGGGGCTCACGAGCTGGATGCCGCGTCGACCGAGGCGCCATCGGTCGCGCGGCGCAGCGACGAACTCGTCGACGCGATCCACGAAGAGGCGCTGCGCATGACCGGCATCGTCACGAACCTGCTCGACATGGCACGCTTGCAGGCCGGTAGCCTGCAACTGAACCAGCAATGGACGCTGCTCGAGGAGACCGTCGGCGCCGCGCTGCGCGCCTGCAAGCGCGTGCTCGCGGACCGTCGGGTGCAGGTCACGCTGCCGGCCGATCTGCCGCTGCTGCATCTCGACGCGGTGCTGATGGAGCGGCTCTTCTCGAACCTGTTCGAGAACGCGGCCAAATACACTCCGTCCGGCACGCCGCTCGCGATCGGCGCGCAGCAGATCGACGCTGACGGCGCGTCGTTCGTGCGCATCACGATCGATGACAACGGCCCCGGCCTGCCCGCCGGCATGGAAGCGCGCGTGTTCGAGAAATTCACGCGCGGCGAGAAGGAGTCGGCGAAACCGGGCATCGGCCTTGGGCTCGCAATCTGCCGCGCGATCGTCGAGGCGCACGGCGGTACAATCGGCGCGCTCAACCGGATTGCCGCCGATGGCCACGTCGAAGGCGCGCGCTTCTGGTTCACGCTACCGGTGAAGACGCCGCCCGCCGCACCCGATACGCTCGAAGACGAAGGCGTCACCACCGCCGCCGCCGCCGACCTCAATCCGCTCACCCGACCCACCCATGAGTGA
- the kdpE gene encoding two-component system response regulator KdpE — protein sequence MSDLSITVVLIEDEKQIRRFVRTALEGEGITVYDAETGKQGLVEAATRKPDLVIVDLGLPDTDGLDVIRELRGWSELPVIVLSARTQESEKVAALDAGADDYLTKPFGVSELLARIRAHLRRRNHGGAGESPQVRFGAVTVDLALRQVTRDGAAIHLTPIEYRLLATLVRHAGRVLTHRQLLRDVWGPSHVESHHYLRIYMAHLRGKLERDPAQPEHIVTETGVGYRLVGAA from the coding sequence ATGAGTGACCTGAGCATCACCGTCGTCCTGATCGAAGACGAAAAGCAGATTCGTCGCTTCGTGCGTACCGCGCTCGAAGGCGAGGGCATCACCGTGTACGACGCCGAGACCGGCAAGCAGGGGCTCGTCGAAGCGGCGACGCGCAAGCCCGACCTCGTGATCGTCGATCTCGGCCTGCCGGATACCGACGGCCTCGACGTGATCCGGGAGCTGCGCGGCTGGAGCGAGCTGCCGGTGATCGTGCTGTCGGCGCGTACTCAGGAAAGCGAGAAGGTCGCCGCGCTCGACGCCGGCGCCGACGACTATCTGACCAAGCCGTTCGGCGTGTCCGAACTGCTCGCGCGGATCCGCGCGCATCTGCGCCGGCGCAATCACGGCGGCGCGGGCGAATCGCCGCAGGTGCGCTTCGGCGCGGTCACTGTTGACCTCGCGCTGCGCCAGGTCACGCGCGACGGCGCCGCGATTCATCTGACACCGATTGAATACCGGCTGCTCGCGACACTCGTGCGGCACGCCGGCCGCGTGCTCACGCACCGGCAGTTGCTGCGCGACGTGTGGGGGCCGTCGCATGTCGAGAGCCACCACTATCTGCGCATCTACATGGCGCATTTGCGCGGCAAGCTCGAGCGCGACCCGGCGCAGCCGGAACATATCGTCACGGAGACGGGCGTCGGCTACCGTCTGGTGGGCGCGGCGTGA
- the sugE gene encoding quaternary ammonium compound efflux SMR transporter SugE: protein MSWFLLLIAGLLEVAWAAGLKTSESFTRFWPSVFTVVTALGSFVLLALAMRQLPLGTAYAVWTGIGAVGAFIFGVMMMGEALTVARVASASLIVIGLVGLKLSSGH from the coding sequence ATGTCCTGGTTTCTTCTATTGATTGCCGGTTTGCTCGAAGTCGCGTGGGCGGCCGGTCTCAAAACTTCCGAAAGTTTCACCCGCTTCTGGCCGTCCGTCTTCACGGTCGTGACCGCGCTCGGCAGCTTCGTGCTGCTCGCGCTCGCGATGCGCCAGCTGCCGCTCGGCACGGCCTATGCCGTATGGACAGGGATCGGCGCGGTAGGCGCGTTCATTTTTGGCGTCATGATGATGGGCGAGGCCCTGACGGTCGCGCGCGTCGCCAGTGCGTCGCTGATCGTGATCGGCCTCGTCGGGCTGAAGCTGTCGTCGGGGCACTGA
- a CDS encoding DUF4126 domain-containing protein yields the protein MLESLSLAAGLSWGSGLRLYLTVLLAGVFERLGLIHLPNTLSALSSPWVIGTAAVLTLAEFLADKIPAFDSLWDAIHTFIRIPAGAVLAAGALGHADPALLAVAALAGGTLAGTAHLAKAGTRALINLSPEPVSNVVTSTAEDGLAFGGVLLALFAPLAFLVLMVGFLLLAAWALPRLWRGVQGSFRGMATHMVSRFARSRHD from the coding sequence ATGCTTGAATCACTTTCGCTTGCAGCGGGCCTTTCATGGGGCAGCGGTCTACGCCTCTATCTGACGGTCCTGCTGGCCGGCGTGTTCGAACGTCTTGGCCTGATTCATTTGCCGAACACCTTGTCCGCGCTGTCTTCGCCGTGGGTGATCGGCACGGCGGCCGTGCTGACGCTCGCCGAATTCCTCGCCGACAAGATCCCCGCGTTCGATTCGCTGTGGGACGCGATCCACACCTTCATCCGCATTCCGGCCGGCGCCGTGCTGGCCGCCGGCGCGCTCGGCCACGCCGATCCGGCGCTGCTGGCCGTCGCCGCCCTCGCGGGCGGTACGCTCGCCGGCACCGCGCATCTCGCGAAGGCGGGCACCCGCGCGTTGATCAATCTGTCGCCTGAGCCGGTGTCGAACGTCGTCACGTCGACCGCCGAGGACGGCCTCGCGTTCGGCGGCGTGCTGCTCGCGTTGTTCGCGCCGCTCGCGTTTCTGGTCTTGATGGTAGGCTTCCTGCTGCTCGCGGCGTGGGCATTGCCGCGGTTGTGGCGTGGCGTGCAGGGCAGTTTTCGCGGCATGGCCACGCACATGGTGTCGCGATTTGCGAGGAGCAGGCACGATTGA